The proteins below come from a single Zea mays cultivar B73 chromosome 8, Zm-B73-REFERENCE-NAM-5.0, whole genome shotgun sequence genomic window:
- the LOC103635889 gene encoding translocase of chloroplast 159, chloroplastic, with the protein MATTTDAAPVAPVEEGNAAPAAAEEEPPKKVEAAVATTDAAPVAPASVEDENPALAAAAEEELTEKFESAAAAAAEEEVDDREAPKQVVADVGEREEEEEEVRLEAKSEGVAGPEAENGKAEGVVVGGHDGRDVNEAEEDRRVGKLGAATAVKDGGGEEPASEDGEAAASVSAPVSEVESKSENGESGEGDPSLASPDAPESDEKGELQEEEQHDEERGAAVEVNVVDKIAEDVESPVAEEEKLVPEVEKGEEVGSGSAVGGELSDEEEVEVSPSPLGEEVAEVAEPQDKVAHVSEANGELGDGKEASDDVVALGGGEATNKDAVGDDVVALGGEETLEESTNKDADGDDSLGGGEASEESANKDADGDDVVAQGGEEALEESTKKDADVEDEAIRPEPPSEATAVVMNDGSIEELAPASAEEIIDSVREDSPQKEQSAEDQAVAGEVVEDVGVDKPTEVENVDATSADGILSRELAPESIKETNGTGEIEGATEVVDHEEEAADNDIIEAVPDDADGDGNEAEDDDDGTNSDTSPARVAILESSEAAKQIMKELAEGSSSGSISRDFTNSMDGQIMLDDSEDDDDDNDDDGDEKGFDSAALAALLKAATGGSSGGDITVTSQDGSRIFTMDRPAGLGSSAPSLRPTAPRQSARSNLFSPSELAVTADPTEEMTEEEKKLHDKVELIRVKFLRLVYRLGATPEETVAAQVLYRLSLAEGIRHGRQTNRAFSLDNARRKALLLEAEGKEDLNFSCNILVLGKTGVGKSATINSIFGEEKSRTDAFSSATTNVREIVGDVDGVKIRIIDTPGLRPNVMDQGSNRKILAAVKNYTKKCPPDIVLYVDRLDSLSRDLNDLPLLKTITAVLGSSIWFNAIVALTHAASAPPEGLNGAPMTYEVLMAQRSHIIQQSIRQAAGDMRLMNPVALVENHPSCRKNREGQKVLPNGQSWRHQMLLLCYSSKILSEANSLLKLQDPNPGKLFGFRFRSPSLPFLLSSLLQSRAHPKLSAEQGGNEGDSDVELDDYSDVEQDDDEEEYDQLPPFKPLTKAQLARLTKEQKNAYFDEYDYRVKLLQKKQWKDEIRRLKEMKKRGKTDLDDYGYANIAGENDQDPPPENVSVPLPDMVLPPSFDCDNPTYRYRFLESTSTVLARPVLDAHGWDHDCGYDGVSVEETLAILSRFPANVAVQVTKDKKEFSIHLDSSIAAKHGENASSLAGFDIQTVGRQLAYILRGEAKIKNIKKNKTTGGFSVTFLGDIVATGLKVEDQLSLGKRLSLVASTGAMRAQGETAYGANLEARLKDKDYPIGQSLSTLGLSLMKWRRDLALGANLQSQFSIGRGSKMAVRLGLNNKLSGQITVRTSTSEQVQIALLGLVPVAASIYRSFRPSEPSFAY; encoded by the exons ATGGCCACCACCACCGACGCCGCCCCAGTCGCGCCCGTGGAGGAAGGGAACGCCGCCCCGGCGGCCGCCGAGGAGGAGCCGCCCAAGAAAGTCGAGGCAGCCGTGGCCACCACCGACGCCGCCCCAGTCGCTCCCGCGTCCGTGGAGGACGAAAATCCGGccctggcggcggcggccgaggagGAGCTAACCGAGAAATTCGagtcggcagcggcggcggcggcggaggaggaggtggatGATAGGGAGGCGCCGAAGCAGGTCGTGGCGGAtgtgggagagagggaggaggaggaggaggaggtgagATTGGAGGCGAAGAGTGAGGGCGTTGCGGGTCCAGAGGCCGAGAACGGAAAGGCGGAGGGTGTTGTCGTCGGGGGACATGATGGCAGGGATGTAAATGAGGCGGAAGAGGATCGTAGAGTTGGGAAGTTGGGCGCCGCGACGGCCGTGAAGGATGGCGGCGGCGAAGAACCGGCGTCGGAGGATGGAGAGGCGGCCGCTTCTGTGTCAGCGCCAGTGTCAGAGGTGGAGTCCAAGTCGGAGAACGGTGAATCGGGGGAGGgggatccttctctggcttccccTGATGCGCCGGAAAGTGATGAGAAGGGCGAATTGCAGGAGGAGGAGCAGCATGATGAGGAAAGAGGTGCTGCAGTAGAGGTAAATGTTGTGGATAAGATAGCAGAGGATGTCGAGTCGCCTGTGGCTGAAGAGGAGAAACTGGTACCGGAAGTTGAGAAGGGCGAGGAGGTAGGTTCTGGGAGTGCAGTTGGTGGCGAGTTGAGTGATGAGGAGGAGGTTGaggtctctccctctcctctgggCGAGGAGGTGGCAGAGGTGGCAGAACCACAGGATAAGGTAGCCCATGTTTCTGAAGCTAATGGTGAATTGGGTGATGGGAAAGAAGCGAGTGATGATGTGGTTGCTCTGGGAGGTGGAGAAGCCACTAACAAGGATGCTGTTGGTGATGATGTGGTGGCTCTGGGAGGTGAAGAAACCTTAGAAGAATCGACAAACAAGGATGCTGATGGTGATGATTCTCTGGGAGGTGGAGAAGCTTCAGAAGAATCGGCTAACAAGGATGCTGATGGTGATGATGTGGTGGCTCAGGGAGGTGAAGAAGCCCTAGAAGAATCGACCAAGAAGGATGCTGATGTTGAAGATGAGGCCATCAGGCCTGAGCCACCGAGTGAGGCAACTGCAGTG GTTATGAATGATGGAAGCATAGAGGAGCTTGCCCCTGCAAGTGCTGAGGAGATCATAGACAGTGTGCGTGAGGATAGTCCTCAGAAGGAGCAGAGCGCTGAAGACCAGGCCGTTGCCGGTGAAGTGGTGGAAGATGTTGGTGTTGACAAGCCCACAGAGGTTGAAAATGTTGATGCTACTAGTGCTGATGGTATCCTCTCTCGAGAATTGGCTCCAGAATCAATCAAAGAAACTAATGGTACTGGTGAGATTGAAGGTGCCACTGAGGTTGTTGATCATGAAGAGGAGGCTGCTGATAATGACATAATTGAGGCTGTGCCAGATGATGCGGATGGGGATGGTAATGAGGCTGAGGACGATGACGACGGGACAAACTCTGACACGAGTCCTGCACGGGTTGCAATTTTAGAGAGCTCTGAAGCCGCGAAGCAGATCATGAAGGAGCTTGCAGAAGGCTCCTCTAGTGGTAGTATCTCAAGAGACTTCACCAATAGCATGGATGGGCAGATTATGCTTGATGATTctgaggatgatgatgatgataatgatgatgatgGGGATGAGAAGGGATTTGATTCTGCTGCCCTGGCGGCCCTTCTGAAAGCGGCAACTGGTGGATCCTCAGGTGGGGATATCACAGTTACTTCACAAGATGGTTCTAGAATATTTACCATGGACCGACCTGCTGGTCTTGGTTCATCAGCCCCTTCTCTGAGGCCGACTGCGCCTCGCCAATCTGCCCGGTCAAACCTATTCAGCCCCTCAGAGCTAGCAGTTACAGCTGACCCTACAGAAGAGATGACAGAGGAAGAGAAGAAGCTGCATGACAAGGTTGAGTTGATTAGAGTAAAGTTTCTGCGTCTGGTTTACAGATTGGGAGCTACTCCTGAAGAAACGGTTGCAGCACAAGTGCTGTACCGTCTGAGCCTTGCTGAGGGTATCCGACATGGCAGGCAGACGAACCGAGCATTCAGCCTTGATAATGCACGGAGGAAGGCCTTACTTCTTGAAGCAGAGGGAAAAGAGGATCTGAACTTCTCATGCAACATACTTGTTCTAGGAAAAACTGGAGTCGGCAAAAGTGCAACTATCAATTCTATatttggtgaagagaagtccagaACTGACGCCTTTAGCTCAGCAACCACAAATGTGCGGGAAATTGTTGGTGATGTGGATGGTGTCAAGATTAGAATCATTGATACACCTGGCCTTCGACCTAACGTGATGGACCAGGGATCAAACAGAAAGATTCTTGCTGCTGTCAAGAACTATACCAAGAAATGTCCGCCAGATATTGTTCTATATGTGGATCGTCTGGATAGTCTGAGCCGTGATCTCAATGATTTGCCTCTTCTGAAGACTATTACTGCTGTTCTTGGCTCATCCATATGGTTCAATGCCATTGTTGCACTGACACATGCTGCCTCAGCTCCTCCTGAAGGCCTCAATGGTGCTCCCATGACATATGAGGTCTTGATGGCTCAGAGATCCCACATCATCCAGCAGTCCATCAGGCAGGCTGCTGGAGATATGCGGTTGATGAACCCAGTAGCACTTGTTGAGAACCATCCTTCGTGCAGGAAAAACCGGGAGGGCCAGAAAGTGCTTCCGAATGGCCAAAGCTGGAGGCATCAGATGTTACTTTTGTGCTACTCCTCAAAGATATTATCAGAAGCCAACTCACTCCTGAAGCTTCAGGATCCTAATCCTGGAAAGCTTTTTGGTTTCCGTTTCCGCTCCCCGTCTCTTCCTTTCTTGTTGTCCTCACTCTTGCAGTCTAGAGCCCACCCCAAACTTTCTGCTGAGCAGGGTGGCAATGAAGGTGATTCTGATGTTGAATTGGATGACTATTCTGATGTAGAACAAGATGATGACGAAGAAGAATATGATCAGCTTCCACCCTTCAAGCCCTTGACCAAAGCTCAGCTTGCAAGGCTCACAAAGGAGCAGAAGAATGCTTATTTTGACGAGTATGACTACAGGGTCAAGCTTCTCCAGAAGAAACAATGGAAGGATGAGATCCGCAGGTTGAAGGAGATGAAGAAGAGGGGGAAAACTGATCTGGATGATTATGGGTATGCTAATATCGCTGGTGAGAACGATCAGGATCCTCCTCCAGAGAATGTATCGGTTCCCTTGCCTGACATGGTGCTTCCCCCTTCATTTGATTGTGACAATCCCACATACCGGTACCGCTTTTTGGAGTCAACCTCGACTGTCCTAGCAAGGCCTGTTTTGGATGCGCATGGATGGGATCATGACTGTGGTTATGATGGAGTGAGCGTTGAAGAGACACTGGCTATCCTTAGCAGGTTCCCGGCAAATGTAGCAGTTCAGGTCACCAAGGACAAGAAGGAATTCAGCATCCATTTGGACTCTTCCATCGCAGCAAAGCATGGAGAGAATGCATCATCACTTGCTGGTTTTGATATCCAGACTGTTGGGCGCCAGCTTGCCTATATTCTCCGCGGCGAGGCAAAAATCAAGAACATCAAGAAGAACAAGACCACAGGAGGCTTCTCGGTAACTTTCCTGGGTGACATTGTGGCAACTGGACTGAAGGTCGAGGACCAGCTCTCCCTTGGGAAGAGGCTGTCGCTAGTTGCCAGCACTGGCGCGATGCGAGCCCAAGGGGAAACTGCATATGGAGCTAACTTGGAGGCACGCCTGAAGGACAAAGACTATCCGATTGGCCAGTCCCTCTCAACGCTGGGTCTCTCTCTGATGAAGTGGCGCCGGGACCTTGCTCTGGGCGCGAACTTGCAGTCCCAGTTCTCCATCGGAAGGGGGTCGAAGATGGCAGTGCGACTTGGTCTGAACAACAAGCTGAGCGGGCAGATCACGGTCAGGACAAGCACCTCGGAGCAGGTCCAGATCGCACTTCTGGGTCTCGTACCGGTTGCAGCCTCCATCTACAGGAGCTTCCGGCCCAGTGAACCGTCCTTCGCTTATTAG
- the LOC103637274 gene encoding uncharacterized protein: MSQAWSSTARSRRRSTARDVVEPRPLAVVAVGTVPIGVDLEAPINDVTGLPLIMCPDCKDVRVFAANTTYSNNVGNRFFKCPRKNRRNGTCDRFWFEEEYLVFLQDNGYLPSASSTIAAGSTTKVPELVEKIDSLEQNLNKVTEMVSKNRDGMGSLICLVCGCVNVTILLVFAIFLVVAFVLK; the protein is encoded by the exons ATGTCGCAGGCCTGGTCATCAACTGCGCGCTCTCGGCGGCGAAGCACAGCTAGGGATGTCGTAGAACCCAGACCCCTTGCTGTTGTTGCTGTAGGAACTGTGCCCATTGGCGTCGATCTGGAGGCGCCGATCAATGATGTGACCGGGTTGCCGTTGATAATGTGCCCAGATTGCAAGGATGTGAGGGTGTTTGCTGCTAATACCACGTACTCCAATAACGTTGGAAATAGATTTTTCAAGTGTCCTAGGAAGAACCGTAGAAAT GGGACATGTGATAGGTTTTGGTTTGAGGAAGAATATTTGGTGTTCCTTCAGGATAATGGATATCTACCGTCAGCATCCTCCACCATTGCAGCAGGTTCGACAACCAAGGTTCCTGAGCTCGTGGAAAAAATTGACAGCTTAGAGCAAAATCTGAACAAGGTGACGGAAATGGTTAGCAAGAACAGAGATGGCATGGGAAGCTTGATTTGTCTCGTGTGTGGATGTGTGAATGTAACAATACTCCTGGTGTTTGCCATCTTCTTGGTTGTAGCTTTTGTGTTGAAGTAG